In Xanthocytophaga agilis, the following are encoded in one genomic region:
- a CDS encoding PVC-type heme-binding CxxCH protein, with protein sequence MKITKIHGVSAGLLGMLLFASAYQTNTTTRPPETVLDSLYRQLTDGQKRLPENALLGLKIADGLDATLFASEPTITNPTNIDVDAKGRVWVCEAYNYRPAINGNPSHKEGDRIMILEDTNGDGKSDVSKVFYQGPEINAPLGIWVMGNKVLVSQSPYVYLFTDENGDDKADKKEIVFEGISGEQHDHGMHAFVFGPDGKFYFNFGNEGQQLKDKENRFIKDIEGNEIAVKNYKQGVVFRCDADFKNLEVLGQNFRNNYEVAVDSYGTLWQSDNDDDGNKGVRINYVMEYGNYGYTDEITGAGWQANRTNIEPEIPRRHWHLNDPGVVPNLLQTGAGSPTGMVVYEGALLPEPFRNQMIHCDAGPNVVRSYPVSKDGAGYKASIINIMEGVRDQWFRPSDVCVAPDGSLLVADWYDPGVGGHQAGDQNRGRIFRVAPSNTPYKIPTYNLSTIEDALKALENPNLSVRYQAWNTIHNMGTKAEKALSKYYKANAQNPRMQARALWLLTKIDGKGKRYVEMALKDANPDIRITALRAARELKLDIIPYVKQLVSDPDAQVRRECVIALHHNSSAEAPALWAKLAQQYDGKDRWYLEALGIGADKQWDSYFSAWLKVAGTDADVAASPANRDIIWRARTGQAVPLLAKLASESSTDVGLRLRYFRAFDFIPDVNAKSIALLKMLEGSNSDQTQINKLALNHLDPASVRRSETAMNALRKVLTSVQGTQEYLELVSRYELEEENDRLLKMALEKNGDRLGRDAAGLLLKQNGGGKVREIINGKDEKQAVGMLTALRSVGSKESLQILEATAFNAKNSLSLRREAAGRIGNSWDGEERVLTLLKEGKVPEELKASLVNSVSGAWRKSVRTEAASYLGKTATVQKHPALDQMLTMKGDATNGVTVFKNNCSVCHQVKGEGMDFGPKLSEIGSKLPREAQYISIMHPDAGISFGYEGYEIKLKDGSTIAGIIASKTETDLQLKMPGGIVSNYKMAKVASIKQMESSMMPSGLADNMTTQELVDLVAYLVSLKKSN encoded by the coding sequence ATGAAAATCACCAAAATTCATGGTGTTTCTGCTGGCTTGTTAGGAATGTTGCTGTTTGCAAGTGCCTATCAGACAAATACTACCACCCGACCACCAGAAACTGTACTGGATAGCTTGTATCGCCAGCTAACCGATGGGCAGAAACGACTTCCTGAAAATGCATTACTAGGCCTTAAAATAGCCGATGGCCTGGATGCTACCTTGTTTGCATCGGAACCTACTATCACCAACCCAACCAATATAGATGTAGACGCAAAGGGACGTGTCTGGGTATGTGAAGCGTATAACTACAGGCCTGCCATCAATGGTAATCCTAGTCACAAGGAAGGCGACCGCATTATGATTCTGGAAGATACCAATGGTGATGGAAAATCGGATGTTAGCAAGGTCTTTTACCAGGGACCCGAAATTAATGCACCATTGGGCATCTGGGTAATGGGTAATAAGGTATTAGTTTCCCAAAGTCCGTATGTTTATTTGTTTACAGATGAGAATGGAGATGATAAAGCAGATAAAAAAGAGATTGTTTTTGAAGGCATAAGTGGAGAACAACATGATCATGGTATGCATGCCTTTGTATTTGGCCCTGATGGAAAATTCTATTTCAACTTTGGAAATGAAGGACAACAGCTAAAGGATAAAGAAAACCGATTTATCAAAGATATAGAAGGCAATGAGATTGCTGTGAAAAACTATAAACAAGGCGTAGTATTCCGTTGTGATGCTGACTTTAAAAATCTGGAGGTACTGGGACAAAATTTCCGGAATAATTATGAAGTAGCCGTAGATTCCTATGGTACTCTCTGGCAATCAGACAATGATGATGATGGCAACAAAGGTGTTCGTATTAATTATGTAATGGAATATGGAAACTATGGTTATACAGATGAGATAACGGGGGCAGGATGGCAAGCTAATCGTACCAACATTGAACCAGAAATCCCTCGCCGTCACTGGCACCTAAATGACCCGGGCGTAGTTCCCAATCTGTTACAAACAGGTGCTGGCTCTCCTACAGGAATGGTGGTATACGAAGGCGCATTGCTTCCAGAACCTTTCCGCAATCAGATGATTCACTGTGATGCAGGTCCCAATGTAGTTCGTTCGTATCCTGTCTCTAAAGATGGTGCTGGTTACAAGGCTTCTATCATAAATATAATGGAAGGCGTACGTGATCAATGGTTCCGCCCATCTGATGTATGTGTAGCACCTGATGGTTCATTATTAGTTGCCGACTGGTATGATCCAGGTGTAGGTGGACACCAGGCTGGTGATCAGAATCGTGGACGGATTTTTAGAGTTGCCCCATCCAACACACCTTATAAGATCCCTACTTATAATCTAAGTACAATAGAAGACGCATTGAAAGCATTGGAAAACCCAAACCTGTCTGTGCGATATCAAGCATGGAATACTATACATAACATGGGTACCAAGGCAGAAAAAGCACTTTCCAAATATTATAAGGCAAATGCTCAGAATCCTCGTATGCAGGCAAGGGCATTATGGTTATTAACCAAAATAGATGGTAAAGGCAAAAGATATGTAGAAATGGCATTAAAAGATGCCAATCCGGATATTCGAATTACAGCGTTACGTGCTGCCCGTGAGTTGAAACTGGATATTATTCCATATGTAAAACAATTGGTCAGTGATCCGGATGCTCAGGTTCGGAGAGAATGTGTGATTGCACTCCATCATAACTCCAGCGCAGAGGCACCTGCCTTATGGGCAAAACTGGCACAACAATATGACGGAAAAGACCGCTGGTATCTGGAGGCTTTGGGCATTGGTGCGGATAAACAATGGGACAGCTATTTTTCAGCGTGGTTAAAAGTAGCGGGAACAGATGCAGATGTTGCAGCAAGCCCTGCCAATCGGGATATTATCTGGCGTGCGCGTACAGGACAGGCGGTACCTCTTCTTGCCAAACTTGCCTCTGAGTCTTCTACAGATGTTGGTCTGCGATTGCGTTATTTCCGTGCATTTGACTTCATTCCAGATGTCAATGCTAAATCTATAGCATTGTTGAAAATGCTGGAAGGCAGTAATTCAGATCAGACTCAGATTAACAAATTAGCTCTCAATCACCTGGACCCTGCTTCTGTTCGTCGTTCTGAAACGGCAATGAATGCCCTTAGAAAGGTACTTACATCTGTGCAGGGTACACAAGAATATCTGGAACTAGTAAGCAGATACGAATTGGAAGAAGAAAATGATCGCTTACTGAAAATGGCTCTGGAAAAAAATGGTGATCGTTTGGGCAGAGATGCTGCTGGGCTTCTGTTAAAACAAAATGGAGGCGGTAAAGTAAGGGAGATTATTAATGGTAAAGATGAAAAACAGGCTGTGGGTATGTTGACTGCCTTACGATCAGTAGGTAGTAAAGAATCTCTTCAAATTCTGGAAGCAACGGCTTTTAACGCTAAAAATTCTTTATCTCTCCGGAGAGAAGCAGCTGGCCGCATTGGCAATAGCTGGGATGGAGAAGAACGGGTACTGACACTGTTAAAAGAAGGCAAAGTGCCTGAAGAACTAAAAGCTTCTCTTGTCAATAGTGTAAGTGGAGCCTGGAGAAAAAGTGTGCGAACTGAAGCGGCCAGCTATCTGGGAAAAACAGCTACAGTACAAAAACATCCTGCACTGGATCAGATGCTGACTATGAAGGGGGATGCTACAAATGGTGTTACCGTTTTTAAAAACAATTGTTCGGTTTGCCATCAGGTAAAAGGAGAAGGAATGGATTTTGGTCCAAAGCTATCAGAGATTGGTAGCAAGTTGCCGAGAGAAGCTCAGTATATCTCTATCATGCACCCAGATGCTGGTATCAGCTTTGGCTATGAAGGGTATGAAATAAAGCTTAAAGATGGTAGTACCATAGCAGGTATCATTGCCAGCAAAACAGAAACAGATCTACAACTGAAAATGCCGGGAGGAATAGTAAGTAACTACAAGATGGCTAAAGTTGCCTCTATCAAACAAATGGAGAGTTCGATGATGCCCTCAGGACTAGCTGATAATATGACTACTCAGGAACTGGTAGATCTGGTTGCCTACTTGGTATCGTTAAAAAAATCGAACTAA
- a CDS encoding glycosyltransferase family 4 protein: protein MSKIRITYILSNINKALAFEWIAQYLDKEKFDLSFILLNPGDSVLERFLTEHKTPFIRISYHGKKDLPGAISQIRQFLKKNQIQIIHCHLFDANIAGLIAARLAGIQKRIFTRHHATFHHQYFPRAVWYDRFINWMASDIIAISENVKQVLIEKEKVDPHKITLIHHGFELEKFRETSEEKITQLKDKYRTIGKYPVIGVISRYFELKGIQYIIPAFKALLDFYPNAHLVLANANGNYKQEIEQLLQTLPSNSYTEIPFEEDLFSLYQIFDIFIHVSITTDIEAFGQTYVEALVAGIPSVFTLSGVAAEFIQDGNNALVVPFKNSDAITAACKKILADPNLQKTLIENGIKSVQERFALKQMISKLESLYLKDF, encoded by the coding sequence ATGTCAAAAATACGAATTACTTATATTCTGTCGAATATTAATAAAGCATTAGCTTTCGAATGGATAGCCCAGTATCTGGACAAAGAAAAGTTTGATCTAAGTTTTATACTGCTTAATCCAGGAGATTCTGTGCTAGAACGTTTTCTTACTGAGCACAAAACACCTTTTATTCGTATTTCCTATCATGGCAAAAAAGATTTGCCGGGAGCTATATCTCAAATTCGGCAATTCTTAAAAAAAAATCAAATACAGATAATACACTGTCACCTATTTGATGCAAATATTGCGGGACTTATCGCTGCAAGATTAGCAGGCATTCAAAAACGTATTTTTACCAGACATCATGCTACATTTCACCACCAATACTTCCCACGTGCAGTTTGGTATGATCGCTTCATTAACTGGATGGCATCAGATATAATCGCTATTAGCGAAAATGTAAAACAAGTGCTAATCGAAAAAGAGAAGGTAGATCCACACAAGATTACCCTAATCCATCATGGGTTTGAATTGGAAAAGTTCAGAGAGACTTCAGAGGAGAAAATAACTCAGTTAAAGGATAAATATAGAACGATAGGCAAGTATCCCGTAATTGGGGTTATATCTAGGTATTTTGAATTAAAAGGTATCCAATATATTATTCCGGCATTTAAAGCATTGCTTGATTTCTATCCCAATGCCCATCTGGTGCTGGCCAATGCCAATGGAAATTATAAACAGGAGATTGAGCAATTATTACAAACACTTCCATCTAATAGCTACACAGAGATCCCATTTGAAGAAGATTTGTTTTCTCTCTATCAAATCTTTGACATTTTTATTCATGTATCTATTACTACAGATATTGAAGCATTTGGACAAACCTATGTAGAAGCGTTGGTAGCAGGAATCCCTTCTGTTTTTACTCTTTCCGGGGTAGCTGCAGAATTTATTCAGGACGGCAACAACGCATTGGTTGTTCCTTTTAAGAATAGTGATGCCATTACAGCTGCATGTAAAAAAATACTAGCTGACCCTAACCTTCAGAAGACACTGATTGAAAATGGCATAAAAAGTGTACAGGAGCGATTTGCATTAAAACAGATGATCTCTAAACTAGAGAGTCTCTATCTAAAAGATTTCTGA
- the recF gene encoding DNA replication/repair protein RecF (All proteins in this family for which functions are known are DNA-binding proteins that assist the filamentation of RecA onto DNA for the initiation of recombination or recombinational repair.) — protein sequence MYLERIQLLNFKNHEELSLTLSPSVNGIVGINGSGKTSLLDAIYMLALTKSAFSQTDAQCIRHGAEFFMIDGVFKETSSGETSARGQQVTCSLKIGSRKVVMLDKKAYERLSEHIGRFPVVLISPDDTDLIRDTSELRRKFFDNMLSQLDHKYLDTLMQYNSVMKHRNSLLKQFYERNYFDKDLLETFDTQLLPLGDIIHQKRHQFIQSFVPLVQKYYAFISESREEVDLIYESELFESSFKYDYSFAMKRDLQLQRTTKGIHKDDFVFEISRYALKKFGSQGQQKSFVIALKLAQFEILQKEKGSKPLLLLDDIFDKLDDLRINKLIEMITNQTFGQLFITDARPERSRQIFASLATDVRMFEIEK from the coding sequence ATGTACCTTGAGCGAATACAGCTACTTAATTTTAAGAATCACGAAGAACTTTCTCTTACCCTTAGCCCTTCGGTCAATGGTATAGTTGGTATAAATGGCAGTGGAAAAACCAGTCTGCTGGATGCGATTTATATGTTGGCACTAACCAAAAGTGCTTTTAGCCAGACAGATGCACAATGTATCCGGCATGGTGCAGAGTTTTTTATGATTGATGGTGTGTTTAAAGAAACATCTTCTGGTGAGACATCTGCCAGAGGGCAGCAGGTAACTTGTAGTCTGAAAATCGGAAGCCGAAAAGTAGTGATGCTGGATAAAAAGGCCTATGAGCGGTTAAGTGAGCATATTGGAAGATTCCCTGTTGTACTTATCTCTCCTGATGACACAGATCTGATCCGGGATACCAGTGAGCTACGTCGCAAGTTTTTTGATAATATGCTATCTCAACTGGATCATAAGTATCTGGATACCTTGATGCAGTACAACAGTGTAATGAAGCACCGGAATAGTTTGCTTAAACAATTTTATGAACGCAACTACTTTGACAAAGACCTTCTGGAAACATTTGATACCCAACTTTTGCCTTTGGGAGATATTATACATCAGAAACGCCATCAGTTTATCCAGAGTTTTGTGCCACTGGTACAAAAATACTATGCATTTATTAGCGAAAGCCGTGAAGAGGTAGATCTTATTTATGAATCGGAGTTGTTTGAAAGCAGCTTCAAATATGACTATTCCTTTGCTATGAAACGGGATTTACAGTTGCAGCGCACAACCAAAGGAATACATAAAGATGATTTTGTATTTGAAATAAGTCGCTATGCTCTAAAGAAATTTGGATCACAGGGTCAGCAAAAGTCGTTTGTTATTGCGCTAAAGCTGGCTCAGTTTGAAATCCTACAGAAAGAAAAAGGCTCAAAACCTTTATTATTACTAGATGACATCTTTGATAAGCTGGATGATCTTCGGATCAACAAGCTCATTGAAATGATTACCAATCAGACATTTGGACAACTATTTATAACAGATGCTCGTCCTGAGCGAAGTCGTCAGATCTTTGCTTCACTGGCTACCGATGTGCGAATGTTTGAGATTGAGAAGTAA
- the pdhA gene encoding pyruvate dehydrogenase (acetyl-transferring) E1 component subunit alpha → MATVSEGAAKAKSNGAKKAKASYPRETYMYWYESMQLMRKFEEKAGQLYGQQKIRGFCHLYIGQEACAAGAVSALEKGDKYITAYRDHAHPLALGTSPNAVMAELFAKATGISKGKGGSMHIFDKSVGFVGGHGIVGGQIPLGAGIAFAEKYQGTKNLCICYMGDGAVRQGALHEAFNMAMLWKLPVIFCIENNGYAMGTSVSRTSNVTDLYTLGEAYDMPAEPVNGMDVEAVHDAISRAADRARSGEGPTLLELRTYRYKGHSMSDPQKYRTREEVEQWRLQDPIELVKKTILDNKMATEEDLNAIDEKIKEQVDESVRFAEESPYPDPSEAFKDVYAEPNYPFIMD, encoded by the coding sequence TTGGCAACAGTAAGTGAAGGGGCTGCAAAAGCAAAAAGCAATGGTGCAAAAAAAGCAAAAGCGTCATACCCTCGGGAAACATATATGTACTGGTATGAAAGCATGCAATTGATGCGGAAGTTTGAAGAAAAAGCAGGGCAGTTATACGGACAACAAAAGATTCGTGGATTTTGTCATTTGTATATTGGTCAGGAAGCATGTGCGGCAGGAGCAGTATCTGCTTTAGAAAAAGGAGACAAATACATTACAGCATATCGTGACCATGCTCATCCGCTGGCACTGGGCACAAGCCCTAATGCAGTAATGGCGGAGTTGTTTGCAAAGGCTACTGGTATTTCTAAAGGAAAAGGTGGTTCTATGCACATATTTGATAAAAGTGTAGGATTTGTTGGTGGACATGGTATTGTAGGTGGACAGATTCCTTTGGGTGCAGGTATTGCATTTGCAGAAAAATATCAGGGAACCAAAAACCTGTGTATCTGCTATATGGGAGACGGTGCTGTACGTCAGGGAGCTTTGCATGAGGCCTTTAACATGGCAATGCTGTGGAAATTACCTGTTATTTTCTGTATTGAAAATAATGGATATGCAATGGGTACTTCTGTATCCCGTACTTCTAATGTAACAGATCTTTACACATTGGGTGAAGCCTATGATATGCCGGCTGAGCCAGTAAACGGTATGGATGTAGAAGCTGTACATGATGCGATTTCCCGTGCTGCTGACCGTGCCCGTAGTGGCGAAGGTCCAACCTTACTGGAACTACGTACGTATCGTTACAAAGGACACTCCATGTCTGATCCTCAGAAATACCGTACACGAGAAGAAGTAGAACAGTGGCGCTTACAAGATCCAATCGAACTGGTAAAGAAAACCATTCTGGATAACAAAATGGCAACTGAAGAAGATCTGAATGCTATTGATGAGAAGATCAAAGAACAGGTAGATGAATCTGTACGTTTTGCAGAAGAGTCTCCATATCCAGATCCATCTGAAGCATTCAAAGATGTATATGCAGAGCCAAACTATCCATTTATAATGGACTAA
- a CDS encoding alginate lyase family protein, whose amino-acid sequence MKKLILLSRLICQMGWRAFLFRVSYEVKKRSGWLQRTFPTNVPFTAFTTLEGWQGQPVHFFFPSREALVHIKKDSVLDENTLESLSVENELIDTGHVPFFNASFQYLGKDYNWLTHPETKYQYSPIQHWSTIRELDPKIGDIKFVWEKSRFAYLYPVIRYDFHTQIDRAAFVFHEIEDWIEKNPLNCGPNYVCSQETSLRILNWTFALHYYKNSPELTEDRFQTILHSIYWQAQHVAANIDFSRIAVRNNHAITECLGLYLVGLLYPFFPESAEWRKNGKQWLTEEGLYQIYEDGSYLQFSMNYHRVTMQLFTWAFILAERNGDRFEDKLYDRVYKSLNLLYQHQDTVTGHLPNYGANDGALFFRLNSCTYRDYRPQLNALYYFFHQKPLYVNGIWEEDIFWYGLQGQRKQTFFFPAFTKDQSFASPLALDKNSGRQTGFYVLRDPDKFASVRCGNHPDRPSQADNLHIDIWYKGINLMRDAGSYKYNTEPGLLKYFMGTASHNTIQLGDLDQMLKGGRFIWYYWSQAAGATLTDQEDRIVFEGKVHVYQQVHSKIFHHRKIVQYKNEPRWEIEDTLLLPEEIKQKNLPVYQRWHLHPDFETQGWKIVCEGKNGNSIVLQTKDGWYSSFYGVKEPVTEWYYENKEGYFKTTILYIKS is encoded by the coding sequence TTGAAAAAACTTATTCTTCTTTCCAGGCTTATTTGTCAGATGGGCTGGAGAGCTTTTCTATTTCGTGTTTCCTATGAAGTAAAGAAACGTAGTGGATGGCTGCAAAGAACTTTTCCAACGAATGTTCCCTTTACTGCATTCACTACACTGGAAGGCTGGCAAGGCCAACCTGTACATTTTTTCTTCCCTTCCAGAGAAGCCTTAGTACACATAAAAAAGGATTCAGTTTTAGATGAAAATACACTGGAATCGCTTTCGGTAGAGAATGAATTGATTGATACAGGCCATGTTCCCTTTTTCAATGCAAGTTTTCAATACCTGGGAAAAGACTATAACTGGCTAACTCATCCTGAAACAAAGTATCAGTATTCACCTATACAACACTGGTCTACCATACGGGAACTTGACCCTAAGATTGGCGATATCAAGTTTGTATGGGAAAAGTCACGCTTTGCCTACTTATATCCTGTGATCCGGTATGACTTCCATACACAAATAGATCGGGCAGCATTTGTATTCCATGAAATAGAAGACTGGATTGAAAAAAATCCTCTGAATTGTGGTCCTAACTATGTATGTAGTCAGGAAACTTCGTTGCGGATTCTAAACTGGACGTTTGCTCTTCATTATTACAAAAACTCACCTGAACTTACGGAAGATCGGTTCCAGACCATCCTTCACTCTATTTACTGGCAAGCCCAGCATGTGGCAGCAAATATAGATTTTTCCAGAATTGCTGTCCGGAACAATCACGCCATCACAGAATGTCTGGGACTATACCTGGTAGGCTTGCTGTATCCTTTCTTTCCGGAAAGTGCAGAATGGCGAAAAAATGGAAAACAATGGCTTACAGAAGAAGGTTTATATCAGATCTATGAAGATGGATCGTACTTGCAGTTCTCCATGAATTATCATCGGGTAACAATGCAGTTGTTTACCTGGGCATTTATTCTGGCAGAACGCAATGGAGATCGTTTTGAGGATAAACTGTATGACAGAGTATATAAATCGCTGAATCTGTTATACCAACACCAGGATACTGTTACTGGGCACTTACCCAACTATGGGGCAAATGATGGCGCATTATTCTTCAGACTCAATTCGTGTACCTATCGAGATTATCGTCCACAGTTGAACGCACTATACTACTTCTTTCATCAAAAGCCCTTGTATGTGAATGGTATCTGGGAAGAAGATATATTCTGGTATGGACTCCAAGGACAGAGAAAACAAACATTTTTTTTTCCTGCATTTACCAAAGACCAAAGTTTTGCTTCACCATTAGCTCTGGACAAAAATTCAGGCAGACAAACGGGTTTCTATGTACTGCGTGATCCAGACAAGTTTGCATCTGTTCGGTGTGGCAATCATCCTGACCGCCCATCACAAGCAGATAATCTGCACATAGATATTTGGTATAAGGGTATTAACCTGATGCGGGATGCAGGATCGTATAAGTACAATACAGAACCAGGCTTGCTAAAATATTTTATGGGAACAGCCTCTCACAATACCATTCAACTGGGAGATCTGGATCAGATGTTGAAAGGAGGACGCTTTATATGGTATTACTGGAGTCAGGCTGCAGGAGCAACGTTGACAGATCAGGAAGATCGTATTGTATTTGAAGGAAAAGTTCATGTATATCAACAAGTTCATTCAAAGATTTTTCACCATCGGAAAATCGTCCAGTATAAGAATGAGCCCCGTTGGGAGATAGAAGATACCTTACTTCTGCCAGAAGAGATCAAACAGAAGAATCTTCCAGTATATCAACGCTGGCATCTACATCCGGATTTTGAGACTCAGGGCTGGAAGATTGTGTGTGAAGGCAAGAATGGAAATTCTATTGTTCTCCAAACCAAAGACGGCTGGTATTCTTCTTTTTATGGAGTCAAAGAACCCGTAACTGAATGGTATTACGAAAACAAAGAAGGTTATTTCAAAACAACTATTCTTTATATAAAGTCCTAA
- a CDS encoding DUF3606 domain-containing protein — MNRIRPFISSDIDLSNTWQVIKWCVELGCNYEKLQMAVDKVGTSPDAVRDYLKRGVI; from the coding sequence ATGAATAGAATTCGCCCATTCATTTCAAGTGATATTGATCTATCCAACACCTGGCAGGTCATCAAGTGGTGTGTAGAATTGGGGTGCAACTATGAGAAGTTGCAAATGGCTGTTGACAAGGTGGGTACTTCTCCTGATGCGGTGAGAGATTATCTCAAGAGAGGTGTAATATAG
- a CDS encoding IlvD/Edd family dehydratase gives MEKKLRSQQWFGKKGKDGFIYRAWMKNQGIPHDEFEGKPVIGICNTWSELTPCNGHFRELAESVKKGVWEAGGFPVEFPVTSLGETLIKPTAMLYRNLASMDVEESIRANPIDGVVLMCGCDKTTPSLIMGACSVDIPTLVISGGPMMKGRWRGKYIGTSDVWHMAEQYKTGDLSQEEFVEAEACMARTPGHCAVMGTASTMASMVEALGLSLPNNASIPAADSRRKVLAHLSGRRIVDMVREEMYLSKILTREAFENAIIVNAAIGGSTNFVIHLLAIAGRIGVDLKLDDFDALSHDIPLIANIQPSGEHFMEDLYYSGGLPAVIKELESLIRKDALTVNGKTMWENCNAAPCYDRDVVGTLENPFKPQSGMAVVKGNLAINGAVIKPSAATPALMTHRGKAVVFENIEDYHARVDDPDLDIDANSIMVLKNVGPKGYPGMAEVGNMTLPKKLLEQGVTDMVRISDGRMSGTGYGTVVLHVSPEASAGGTLALVQNGDWISLDVPNRSLHLEVSDEELAERRREWESQLRAQPPRGYVNLYIQHVEQAHLGADMDFLKGKSGSVVTRDSH, from the coding sequence ATGGAAAAGAAACTTCGTTCTCAGCAGTGGTTTGGAAAAAAAGGCAAAGATGGTTTTATATACCGGGCTTGGATGAAAAATCAGGGTATCCCACATGATGAATTTGAAGGAAAACCTGTAATTGGCATCTGTAATACCTGGTCTGAGTTGACCCCATGCAATGGACATTTTCGGGAGTTGGCAGAATCTGTTAAAAAAGGCGTATGGGAAGCAGGCGGTTTTCCTGTGGAATTTCCTGTCACATCATTGGGAGAAACGCTGATTAAACCAACGGCTATGCTTTACAGGAACCTGGCCAGCATGGATGTAGAAGAATCCATTCGTGCCAATCCGATAGATGGTGTGGTACTGATGTGTGGTTGTGATAAGACTACTCCTTCCCTGATTATGGGTGCCTGTAGTGTAGATATCCCCACATTGGTAATATCAGGAGGCCCTATGATGAAAGGACGCTGGAGAGGTAAATATATTGGTACTTCGGATGTATGGCACATGGCCGAGCAGTACAAAACCGGAGATCTGTCGCAGGAAGAATTTGTCGAGGCCGAAGCTTGTATGGCTCGAACACCAGGGCACTGTGCTGTAATGGGTACAGCGTCTACAATGGCATCCATGGTTGAAGCGCTGGGTTTATCTCTGCCTAATAATGCTTCGATTCCGGCAGCAGACTCCCGCAGAAAGGTATTAGCACATCTTTCCGGAAGACGTATTGTAGATATGGTTCGTGAAGAGATGTATCTGTCTAAGATACTTACCCGCGAAGCATTTGAAAATGCCATTATTGTCAATGCCGCTATAGGCGGTTCAACCAACTTTGTGATACACCTACTGGCAATTGCCGGACGTATTGGAGTAGACTTAAAACTGGATGACTTTGATGCATTGTCACATGATATTCCATTGATTGCCAATATTCAGCCTTCAGGAGAACATTTTATGGAGGACCTGTATTATTCCGGAGGACTCCCTGCAGTGATTAAAGAACTGGAATCACTGATTCGAAAAGATGCACTGACGGTGAATGGAAAAACAATGTGGGAAAATTGTAACGCAGCCCCTTGCTACGATCGAGATGTAGTTGGTACACTGGAAAATCCCTTTAAACCTCAGTCAGGAATGGCAGTAGTGAAAGGTAACCTGGCAATCAATGGAGCTGTAATTAAACCATCGGCTGCCACTCCTGCCCTGATGACTCATCGGGGTAAAGCAGTAGTGTTCGAAAACATTGAAGACTATCATGCCCGTGTAGACGACCCAGATCTAGATATTGATGCAAACTCGATTATGGTGTTAAAAAACGTAGGTCCGAAAGGTTATCCGGGTATGGCAGAAGTAGGAAATATGACTCTACCCAAGAAGCTACTCGAACAAGGTGTTACAGATATGGTACGCATTTCGGATGGTCGTATGAGTGGTACAGGATATGGTACAGTGGTATTACATGTTTCTCCGGAAGCTTCGGCAGGTGGTACACTGGCATTGGTACAAAATGGAGATTGGATCTCACTGGATGTACCAAATCGTAGCCTTCATCTGGAAGTATCCGATGAGGAGCTGGCAGAACGTCGCCGCGAATGGGAATCGCAATTACGTGCTCAACCACCTCGGGGCTACGTAAATCTGTATATTCAGCATGTAGAGCAAGCACATTTGGGAGCAGATATGGATTTTCTGAAAGGTAAGTCGGGCAGTGTGGTTACACGTGATTCTCATTGA
- a CDS encoding antibiotic biosynthesis monooxygenase family protein, with product MLVRIVRMTFQIDKVADFHTIFRQSQPIIRSFPGCLHVELLQDADNPVIYSTLSHWENAAALEAYRQSDFFRDTWSKTKILFSDKPIAFSLYPVTIS from the coding sequence ATGCTGGTTCGTATCGTACGTATGACATTCCAGATAGACAAGGTTGCAGACTTCCATACTATTTTCCGGCAGTCGCAACCTATCATTCGCAGTTTTCCGGGATGTCTTCATGTAGAGTTATTGCAGGATGCCGACAACCCGGTTATTTACAGTACGTTGAGTCACTGGGAAAATGCGGCAGCGCTGGAAGCATACCGGCAATCAGATTTTTTTAGAGATACATGGAGTAAAACTAAAATACTGTTTTCAGATAAGCCTATTGCATTTTCGTTATATCCGGTTACAATAAGCTGA